The Ktedonobacterales bacterium region CAGATTGCCATGAAGATCGTCAATGGAGGACCAGCGGGCTGGGGGTTCGAGTTTACCAATATTAAGATCAAGGTGGGTACCACTGTGACCTGGACAAACGTCTCCAGCGCCCAGCATACCGTCACCAGTGGTACTCCAAATAAGCCGGATGGAATATTCGACTCTGGCACGACAAACTTTCTTCAACCAAACGACCAGGGGGCATCGAGCGTCTTCAGTCATACCTTTGATACTCCTGGGTCTTTCACCTACTATTGCATCATTCACCCAGGGATGATAGCGAAAATCACTGTGGTGTCTGGCTAGGGGCTGCAAGGCGCGCGTCCTGGAGTATTCCTGAGCGGCAGGTTGCAGCGAGAACGCCAAAACCTGCCGCCTGGCCTTGCGCTTCTTCAAGGCAATCATAAAGGTAATCATACCGCCCGTTATGGGCCGCAGCACACGCTGGAAAGGGATTGCGATCCATGCAGCAAATACGAACACAGGATCAGCCGGAGCAGCGGATGTCCTGGGCGCGGGCAATTATCCTGGCGACTGGTCTCTTTTTTGTCGCCATGATCTTAATGAACCAGTTCCCTGGATATATGTACACGGTCTTCACCGGGGCGCGGCTGACGAAATTCGAGCAGGGCATGTTGGACGTGGCGCTGGTCTCGCTGGGGCTGGCGATCCTGCTCATGGTGGTTCTCTTTCTCTTCGACCCCAAGCCAGTGATCCCGCCGGTCCTGGTCGCGGGGTTTGGCGGCGTCCTCTTTGTGGCCGGGTTGGTCGGGCTGATTCTGATCGCTGTGACCGGCCATCAATACCTGCCTGATACCCCCGATTTCCCTGCTGGAACGGGCGGCACGCTCTTTGGCTCCACCTGGGGACTCCAGGCGCAGAGTATCGACCTGGAAGCCGTCAGCATGATCCTGATGGGGACCGGCTTTGGCGTGCTGGTCTACGCACTGCTTGCCCTGGCTGGCTTCCGCCAGGGGCTGGTCGGCGCGACGCGCGATTTCCTGGCCTGGGGCGCGGCGATCATTTCGGCGATCTTGATGGCGGTCTATGTGCTTCTCTATACGTTCCAGGGCGACGACATTCTGGGGCTGGGGCATGGCCCGGCGCTGTTGATGAGTAACGTGGTGTTGGGCCTGGCGCTCCTGCTGGCCTTTGGGGCGGTGCAAATCTGGTTCTTGCCGGTGATGATCGCGGAGCGACGGCGCTATATGCCCGCCGCCTATCTGATCGTCTTCTTTGGGCTTTTGCCCATGTTTGCCATCTTCCTGGTGCTGTTTCTGATCGGCTACCCACTGGTCAATTGGATTCATGGGTGGGATACAACGAACTTCCTGACGGTCTGCGCGGTCAAGGCAGATGTACCCGCGACCTGTACCTACACGCAGTACAGCGGCTATATTCTGGCGACGATTGCGAATGGGCAGTTTTTTGTTGCCGGGCTGGCGGCGATTTACTGGTGGCGCAAGAATCGCCCGGCAGTGATCTTAAGTACGGTGGTGGGCTTCCTGCTCTGCGCCTTTGCCGCTGTGATCATTCACACTGACGATCAACTGCGCGTGGCGCTTTTTATTGGGACAGCCGTCCTGCTGCTGGCAATGATCTGGACCTATTCAACACGCCATGAATATGCCTCGGTGGCGGCAGTGCAGTTGGGCTGCGCCGGGCAGTGGCTGGTGATCGGGACAGTGATTCTGGTCTATCTGGCGGGGTTTGCCTTCTTCTCGATTCAACAATTCTTTGAGATCGAGGCGCTGGGCATTAACTTTGGCCCCGGCCCAACCCAGCTTCACGATGCGTTCTGGTCGTTTATTGTGTTTGGTGGCCTGGCGCTGGTGCAGTTTATCTTGCTGTCGCGCCGCTATGGTCTGAGCGGGCTGCGCAAGTTTTCGTTGTGGATTGTAATGCTGGGCATTACGCTGCTCATCATCAGCGGCATCCAGTTTAGTCTGGAATTTGGCGCTGGCGTCAAGGGGCGGCTGCTGATCTCCGGCACGACGATGTATGTCGTCGGTTTGCTCTTTGTGTTCCTGGGTTCGGCTTTTGAGATTTTCAACGCGCTCTGGGTGGGGAAACGCTTCTGGGGAATGCTCAGTTTCTTTACGCTGGGCTTCTTCCTGCTGCTCTCGATTAACCCGCTCGCGCTTATCATCAAAGACGCCACGCTGCCGACTGGTATCCCCTATACGCTGGCGGCCAGTCAGGAACTGATGAGCGCCTGGGTGACGGCGATTGCCTTCGGAGTGCTTGCCGGGTCCGGCGCGGTAATCTCCAGTGTGGTCGGGCGCATCAGGCGTCCACGCGAAGAAATGGCGACGAATGGGACCGGGGTGGTAGCGACCACCGGGGATTAGGACGAGTATCCTGCGACGACGCTTAGTATAAAAGCCCCGCCAGCGCAAGAGAGTTTGAAACCGCTTGCGCTGGCGGGGCTTTTTGGCGCACTCCGCCTGGGTGTAGCACTTGCTAAAGCTTGAGCGTGACGCGCCGCTGCCTGTCTTCGCGCAGGAAGGTGATCGTGAGCGTTTCACCGCGACGATGGCGAGCCACGATCCGTTGCAGGTCTTTTGGCTCCAGAACGGGCTGGTCGTCGGCGGCGATAATAATGTCCAGCATGCGCAGCCCACTCTGCCCGGCTGGGCCGTCGCTGCGTACTTCCAACAGCAGCATGCCGTTGCGCTGGTTGAGCCGCAGTTGTCCAACCAGGCGTTCTTCGATCTCGGTTTTCATGCCACCTACGCCAATGGAAACCCCCTGACGCGGCTCGTGAACCCGATGGACTCGCGCCAGAAAATCTTTGATGGTGTCAAGGGAGATAGAGAAGCCCAGACCCTGACCGAAGGGGACCATTGCGGTGGTGATGCCTACGACATGGTTCTGACTATCCACCAGCGGGCCACCGGAGTTGCCAGGGTTAATGGGTGTGTCGCTCTGGATCAATTTCTTGAGTTTGTGGCCGTCAGGCGTGGGTAGTTCGCGGTCCAGGGCGCTGACGACTCCGGCGGTGACGGTCCAGCCCAGGCCGTAGGGGTTGCCGATAGCTATCACCAGTTGACCGACACGCAGCGAGTTGCGGCCAAGCTCGGCGACAGGCAGGTTCTGCGCGCCGATGCGCAGCACAGCCAAATCATACTCTGGTTCGATGCCCAGCAGCCCGGCGATGAACTTCCGCCCATCAGCTAGCGTCACCTGAATGCGCTGCGCCCCCTGGACGACATGGGCGTTGGTGAGTACCTGACCATCCGAGGCGAAGATGACGCCGGAGCCAAGCCCCTGGCCGCCTTCGGGGCGCGGCGGCCAGCCTCGCAGTCGTGGACGTCCGCGATCTGTATCAATACGTACCACGGCTGGCCCTACCCGCTCGGCGGCTGTGGTGACTGCCCGCGAGTAGGCGTCTAGCGCGTCGGTATCAGTCTCTTTGTTGTTCATCATTGGAACCTGATGCCTCTCTTTTCTGCTGCTTCGCGCGCGCTCGCGTGCCAGGAGCCACGTTACCGGGCGGGCGATCAGGCGATGAGGAATAGCTGGTGGCGCTGCGTTCCAGGCCACCAGTGCAAAAGCTCTGAGCGTATGAGGCTCAAAGTTCTTATATAAAGTATTATAAGCATAATGCTAAGGTTGCGCAAGGGACATGTTCAGGCCAGCTTTGGCCTGGCTAGCTATCCTCAAGCGGTTCCTGGTTCCAGGTGCGCCAGTACCAGACGACTATGCTCAGCAGCGCAGCCCCGATCAAGGCGATGAGTGTGATTTTGAGCCAGGATGGTACGGCAAGGCTGCTGCTTCCTCCTGGGCCATCGAGTGAGTCGTCTCCAGGGTTCTTAAAAGCAATCCCGCCGGGTGTGTCGGTGGGGATAACGATGCTCCTGATGGGTGTTGGGGTGGCAGTTGGCTTGCCACTGCCGCCACTGCCGCCACCTCCACCACCCCCACTGGAGCGCCGCGTAGCGGTGGGGGTCGGGGTGGGCGTGCCGCCGCTCGTAAAGATGTTGGCTTTGCCGGGCGTGGGAGTGGTAGTCACATGCCACTGGCCGCTGGCGTTGCGGCTGAAGGATTGGTCTGCCCCCAGCAGGGGATAATTGACGATGTCGAGAGTGTTCCCTTCACCATCAAGGAGTTGAAGCTGACCAGAATCCTGTGCTAATGAAATGGAAGGGATTTGATAATGGAACAGGACGAGGTATCCATTCGCAGCAATCCAATAGCTGGAGTTCAGGAGAAGCGCCTGACCCTGCGCTAGCAATTGCAGGCCAAAAAGGCTCTCGTCGTTCCCACTGGTATTTTTCAGTTCGATCCAGCGGTCGTCAGCGTTGATTTGCTCATCACAATTCCAATCGTGCTTTGGGACGGTCAGGATTTCGCTCAGTTTGATGCTGCTGGGATCGAGGGGACTCAATGTAGGTGGCGGTGGCAGGCTCCCAACGCAGTCAGAAGCCGCCTGGGCGGCAGCCGCTGGCTCTTCTGCCCAGAGGAGGAAGAGTACGCTGCCTGCGAGTACCATGAGAAAGAGGGCGCTTATCAAGGAGATGAGCTTCGAGAGTGCGCGAGGGAAGCGGCTAGAGAAAGAGGAACAGACACCCATAACACAACCACCATCGCTTTCTGCGCCTGTGGCATGCTACAGCCCGGCGCGAGGATCTGTACACGCGCACTATAGCATGCCGCATGCTTGAAACGCAAGTAAGCGATGATGGTTCCGGGCTGCTATTGCAGCAGGAGGTCGAAGCGAACCTGCCGAGGTTGACGGAAAATCAATCGGTTGGCGAGGCGACGCGCGCTGGACACGCCTTCATTGCCAACCTGAAAAGCGATGATCGTGCCGATAACCAGGCCGCACACCCCCCCTAACACCATGCCCTCAACAAAAAACCGATTCCGAAGCGTCGTCATCGCCGTTTCACCTTCCTCAACTGGTTATTGCAGGTAGATTACCGTTTTGGCGGTACTCCAGAGGCGCTCCAGCCGATAGTATTCGCGCTCTTTGGGGCCAAAGATATGCACAATGATGTCGCTGTAGTCCAGCAATAGCCACCCTGAATCTGCCACTCCTTCACGATGGAAGGTGGGCCGCCCATGCTCACTGAGTTTTTCATCAATAGCCGTCGCAATCGCGCGAATCTGGCGAGGGTTGGCTGCGGTGCAGATCACAAAGTAGTCGGCAATGGTGGAAACGCCTTGAATATCAAGAAGCACAATATCAGTCGCTTTTTTATCGGAGGCGGCCTCCACTGCAAGCTTAGCGAGCTGTGCTGGTTCTAACTGGCGGTGTTCTACACTGGCTTGAACCACTCTTCTCTCCATCCAGAAAGGTTTCTCTTACGCTGCTGACCTCTCCAGCATTATAGCACGCAATCGCGGTTCTTTGTAAGAGCAAGCTGAGCTATGATGTCTGGCGGATTCGCTGGCGGCGCGCTTGATTGGCGCTGTCACGCAGCGCGCGCGCGGCTTGCGCGGCGCTTTCAGCGAAGTCGCGCCCATTGCTGGCGT contains the following coding sequences:
- a CDS encoding trypsin-like peptidase domain-containing protein; the protein is MMNNKETDTDALDAYSRAVTTAAERVGPAVVRIDTDRGRPRLRGWPPRPEGGQGLGSGVIFASDGQVLTNAHVVQGAQRIQVTLADGRKFIAGLLGIEPEYDLAVLRIGAQNLPVAELGRNSLRVGQLVIAIGNPYGLGWTVTAGVVSALDRELPTPDGHKLKKLIQSDTPINPGNSGGPLVDSQNHVVGITTAMVPFGQGLGFSISLDTIKDFLARVHRVHEPRQGVSIGVGGMKTEIEERLVGQLRLNQRNGMLLLEVRSDGPAGQSGLRMLDIIIAADDQPVLEPKDLQRIVARHRRGETLTITFLREDRQRRVTLKL
- the rsfS gene encoding ribosome silencing factor; this translates as MVQASVEHRQLEPAQLAKLAVEAASDKKATDIVLLDIQGVSTIADYFVICTAANPRQIRAIATAIDEKLSEHGRPTFHREGVADSGWLLLDYSDIIVHIFGPKEREYYRLERLWSTAKTVIYLQ